The following proteins are co-located in the Malassezia restricta chromosome II, complete sequence genome:
- a CDS encoding SET and MYND domain protein, translating into MEKLVHSLRNLDLAVPNGEQIVALIDADPRAEKQLAQQLAVPVRIELSEEDAGSAVMDAALMSGATEAMLENYNTTLKKETDMLVREVENLKKPIKLKRVPLKALLAAQDATIRRREVERAAGTSENGRVYIPRQIMDTEHTYCSERPLSELSRIDWDDLCAPKRFEHKYLLVQVASRLALYASCSFVGVTPNGGALPVSIAHFTPNLHLHGPELDALLPVGTKLLIREPYLSQHYLGVGGPITGDKGVVGVRVDTPSDVHVLDDDAPVLRGVTWTHDLDAPMPSDVLWRQEGPVSRAPSHAAPFISRERVQSAVRALLDQERPGAAWREVRAAERYGIWGASLEDTLLQVDVLLALGQYDQALERLQHAPDLEESVLQRRQAAEVALRLGRGGPSDTDLHEMFLCTLHDPTPRFAYAEYVGPVNVQDIPGAGRGLVLTRDVEEGELLLFCRAIGSAYAKDPACDGLPLLRCNPDVGVTSTTTQVLAATRCIHAILDRPELARIFLGLTAGPQTPCSRYVYEPYPLHKPAASDVLEPVYVSAHYVNNVLRFNAFGPAAVPAAEAGNDPMSRSTMPHPLPAILNHACLPNVSSVFFGDFVTTRALHPLPKGTQIMHQYVQGELPYDARQAQLSKHGFICTCRLCALDVADGVEQRKRREEVFARDWPPLLERSRALFKGRADSEAHKDMAEALLAAASTLESTYAPTRGALRPDMVDVWYRVAMHVRQYDVPQAVRLARQSLEATGAVIEPFQPGKRHVSHLPDLHFDGAIRSMLMLFDTHWQRHEADEALAWIDAALQTHMCMIGGGRALFVQRWAHGDYPLDAWLATC; encoded by the coding sequence ATGGAGAAGCTCGTGCATTCGTTGCGGAATCTGGACTTGGCCGTACCTAACGGCGAGCAAATTGTAGCTCTCATCGATGCCGATCCACGAGCGGAAAAGCAACTGGCGCAACAATTAGCTGTCCCTGTTAGAATTGAGTTGAGTGAGGAGGACGCAGGGAGCGCTGTGATGGATGCAGCGCTCATGAGTGGCGCCACGGAAGCCATGCTGGAAAACTATAACACAACTCTAAAGAAAGAGACTGATATGCTTGTAAGAGAAGTGGAAAACTTAAAAAAACCTATCAAGCTTAAGCGTGTTCCTTTAAAGGCGTTACTAGCCGCACAAGATGCGACCATTCGGCGACGTGAAGTTGAACGAGCCGCTGGCACGTCAGAAAATGGACGCGTTTATATACCCCGTCAAATTATGGACACGGAACACACGTATTGCTCTGAGCGTCCGTTGTCTGAGCTTTCCCGCATTGATTGGGATGACCTGTGTGCACCAAAGCGATTCGAGCATAAGTACCTGCTAGTACAGGTGGCATCGCGGCTAGCCTTGTATGCCAGCTGTTCATTTGTGGGTGTAACACCGAATGGTGGGGCATTGCCTGTGAGTATCGCGCACTTCACGCCCAATTTGCATTTGCATGGCCCAGAGCTTGATGCACTCTTGCCTGTTGGGACTAAGCTCCTGATCAGGGAACCGTACTTGAGTCAGCATTACCTGGGTGTGGGTGGACCTATCACTGGAGATAAGGGTGTAGTAGGCGTGCGTGTCGACACACCCTCGGACGTGCATGTATtggatgatgatgcgcCTGTATTGCGGGGTGTGACATGGACACACGACCTGGATGCGCCCATGCCTTCCGATGTCTTGTGGCGTCAAGAGGGTCCAGTCTCGAGAGCGCCGTCTCATGCGGCTCCGTTCATCTCTCGTGAGCGCGTTCAATCTGCTGTCCGTGCTCTGCTGGACCAAGAAAGGCCAGGTGCTGCATGGCGTGAAGTGCGCGCAGCTGAGCGGTACGGTATATGGGGCGCGTCCTTGGAAGATACCCTTCTGCAAGTCGATGTGCTTCTTGCCTTGGGTCAGTACGACCAGGCACTAGAACGTCTACAGCATGCCCCAGATTTGGAGGAGTCTGTACTTCAACGCCGCCAGGCGGCTGAAGTAGCTCTCCGACTCGGGCGTGGTGGCCCATCTGACACGGATCTACACGAGATGTTTCTATGCACGCTTCATGACCCGACGCCACGCTTTGCGTATGCAGAGTACGTGGGCCCCGTAAACGTCCAAGATATTCCTGGTGCAGGTCGTGGCCTCGTGCTGACGCGCGACGTAGAAGAAGGTGAGCTTCTTCTCTTTTGTCGGGCCATAGGCAGCGCTTATGCCAAGGACCCTGCCTGCGACGGTCTGCCACTCCTACGCTGTAATCCCGATGTGGGTGTCACAAGCACCACGACACAAGTACTAGCTGCGACCCGATGCATTCATGCTATTCTTGACCGCCCAGAACTTGCGCGCATATTCTTGGGCTTAACAGCAGGTCCGCAGACACCATGTTCGCGGTATGTATATGAGCCATACCCCCTGCATAAGCCGGCTGCCAGTGACGTGTTGGAGCCTGTATATGTATCGGCGCACTATGTAAACAATGTATTGCGCTTCAATGCATTTGGACCAGCTGCTGTGCCAGCCGCCGAGGCTGGCAATGATCCCATGTCCCGGTCTACGATGCCGCACCCTCTTCCTGCCATTCTGAATCATGCCTGCCTACCGAACGTGTCATCCGTCTTCTTTGGTGACTTTGTCACAACTCGCGCTCTGCATCCGCTTCCCAAAGGCACTCAGATCATGCATCAGTACGTCCAAGGTGAACTGCCCTACGATGCGCGACAGGCCCAGCTGTCGAAGCACGGGTTTATTTGCACATGTAGGCTGTGTGCTCTCGATGTCGCCGATGGTGTAGAAcagcgcaagcgccgcgaAGAAGTGTTTGCGCGCGACTGGCCACCGCTTTTAGAGCGCAGTCGTGCCCTCTTCAAGGGCCGTGCGGACTCTGAGGCTCACAAAGACATGGCTGAGGCGCTCTTGGCTGCCGCGAGCACACTGGAGAGCACATACGCCCCAACCCGTGGTGCATTGCGGCCTGACATGGTCGATGTATGGTACCGCGTGGCCATGCATGTTCGACAGTACGACGTGCCACAGGCTGTACGACTTGCTCGCCAAAGTCTTGAAGCGACGGGTGCCGTCATTGAACCGTTTCAGCCAGGTAAGCGCCACGTTTCACACTTGCCGGACCTGCACTTTGATGGCGCGATACGCAGTATGCTCATGCTATTTGACACGCATtggcagcgccacgaggcgGATGAGGCCCTGGCCTGGATCGACGCGGCTCTACAAACCCACATGTGCATGAttggcggcggccgcgctcTCTTTGTACAGCGCTGGGCACACGGAGACTATCCTCTTGATGCATGGCTTGCTACATGTTAA
- a CDS encoding G1 S-specific cyclin Pcl5, with amino-acid sequence MSPPSKFTCPSTWLVQDVMHEGHDVHRSQSSQSTSSTTSDVSTALSRTDVSPFSLNGNGSSTETSPATSSYSNKTRRLSDVMDADHDEFMSSNAPIPSTKRRKSSPFTNLASSSSTLTLQCPETTVKRPVSNDDPNVTKLNDNVTMHLSRTLFVESLVEAAVATISSTWGRFSRESRVCEQDTMSQNILCPNNPLPLVLFVREILRRSRTSCLTLQAALLYCARCKESLNEMIDKATNPVSGAGEACRALYTDTFTSSPPSLNPNFQPPLPSLSVQSNDYGPESRPTHKPQPTIPVRSASPLLCGRRMFLAAIVVASKFLQDRTYSNRTWSKISGLRTIEIDQVERVFLKTIRYDLVVSDALWRKWTADLSVFCSNKSPFVGLGQYYEKPLTAPASRLHRVTSENVIGQAFQFDSSLNNSQPSAVLGKRIFTRHGSSF; translated from the exons ATGAGTCCACCTAGTAAGTTTACGTGCCCCTCTACATGGCTAGTTCAAGACGTCATGCATGAAGGGCATGATGTCCACCGTTCGCAGTCCTCGCAGTCTACGTCGTCTACCACATCAGATGTATCCACAGCGCTGTCGCGTACTGATGTTTCGCCTTTTTCGCTAAACGGGAATGGTAGTAGCACAGAAACCTCGCCAGCAACGTCTAGCTATTCAAATAAAACTAGGCGCCTTAGTGACGTTATGGATGCTGACCACGATGAATTCATGAGCTCTAATGCCCCTATACCTTCGACCAAACGGCGAAAATCTAGCCCTTTTACAAACCTtgcgtcgtcatcgtccaCATTGACCTTGCAATGCCCAGAAACTACAGTGAAGCGGCCAGTTTCCAATGATGACCCCAATGTCACGAAATTGAACGATAATGTGACTATGCATCTTAGCCGCACCTTGTTTGTGGAAAGCCTAGTTG AAGCAGCAGTGGCAACGATTTCGTCTACATGGGGTCGGTTCTCACGAGAAAGCCGTGTGTGCGAACAAGACACTATGTCGCAAAACATTTTATGCCCGAACAACCCCCTTCCCCTTGTCCTCTTCGTTCGCGAAATCTTACGTCGCAGTCGCACTAGCTGCCTCACGCTCCAAGCTGCCTTACTGTATTGTGCAAGGTGTAAAGAATCCTTGAATGAGATGATTGATAAAGCAACTAATCCGGTTTCAGGCGCGGGTGAAgcatgtcgtgcgcttTACACAGACACATTCACATCCTCACCACCCAGTTTGAATCCGAATTTTCAGCCTCCGTTGCCTTCATTATCCGTTCAAAGCAACGACTACGGTCCTGAGAGCCGGCCTACACATAAGCCGCAACCGACGATCCCAGTGCGATCTGCATCCCCACTGCTTTGTGGTCGGCGCATGTTTTTAGCAGCTATTGTTGTTGCTTCAAAGTTTCTTCAAGATCGCACATATTCTAATCGAACCTGGTCAAAGATATCCGGGCTTCGAACGATTGAAATTGATCAAGTGGAACGCGTTTTTTTGAAGACTATTCGGTACGACCTGGTCGTCAGTGATGCTCTCTGGCGTAAATGGACTGCGGACCTCTCTGTGTTTTGTTCTAACAAGTCGCCGTTTGTTGGATTGGGGCAATACTACGAGAAGCCCTTAACTGCTCCGGCCTCTCGATTGCACCGTGTTACATCAGAGAACGTGATTGGTCAGGCGTTTCAGTTTGACTCTTCTTTGAACAACTCTCAGCCCAGCGCAGTTCTTGGAAAAAGAATATTTACTCGACATGGTTCTAGTTTTTAA
- a CDS encoding tripeptidyl-peptidase II yields the protein MRTCISRIISHSSSVPRRLMASTRMAHISTATSSSSFPIHGLLPKQATKVESFREKFPNYDGRNVRVAVLDTGVDPAALGLDGPNKVVDIIDCSGAGDVKLQEVAAKFNADRSTLQLVSPTTKRTLLVDPSWPNPSGVWKVGTKRAYDLWPTSLVERRTRERKQAFDVSHSALFQKALNDLATYEANEGAEKPSDKNAAAQHHEDLKARVAVLKDLAKNWKDPGPVLEAVVFHDGVNWRAVVGGAEGDVVDPSQGEPAAYRHNVIDLRSKPRMTDYRLEREWSYFGEMDLLTFSVNIVGDGDVLSIVTLSGTHGTHVAGIIGAKTQDPATDGVAPGTEIVSLRIGDARLGSMEQGQALLRAAQALIDTRCDVANMSYGEDGAFGVEDKGAFANALKRVIREHDVCFVSSAGNNGPALTTVGQPGGTTSGVLSVGAYVNEGDMQQAEYALVERGVPSSVTTWCSRGPTADGAAGVSIYAPGAAITSICRYALQSTQLMNGTSMSSPNAAGAVALLVSACKAESIPPTPFRIFRAIQETGVDVQDPQGVKFLDVEKAWEYIVAHRDDPYADADMQVSVTPPGKPLGVVDRRGVYLRGTEETHRTTQFLVTVQPSFRAGETKRAYALDVKASLCATQPWVHVPDFLALGSNGRTFEIRVAADTLPPGLHTACVVGRDTERNGTVVFDVPITVVKPVVPSHATYKYPRVRLSSGEIRREFVHVPSGATWADVCVRSMNHEAPNTSVRFWLHMLQLVPQRRLSRVEHHFVLALNENEPMSKRIPVHGGMTLELCAAQFWSNKAGFDLEMDVEFHGLDTVPQVSGHTGQGLVKLDVASLVRCEELKPSVSLDTHRTFVRPSKHVLRPLRDARDRQPSGHHLHELVLEYPLSVKEAGSWTWQTPLSGYVYDATTTLLTQLIDVNQAPVAFGDVYSKPVELVKGEYTLRVQALHENAAVLEALQALPLALEHKLKKPISLDVYRDHVDLTAGAHAAKEALKLHKGERAVLSISTALDNEQWPSDAKLGDVVLGTLTLGGHAKVPIEVVLGPAPPSSVPKETDDAPTLPMLLAGLVSKVPKEEKYNFVDQLLHDYPNDLSINLAAMDASDTDDAVIGAAQNARSCIDETGLLLWLGTQQPPAAEQTHEQKAKAKEMQAQKAALVRTLVREAQAYRTLGHKGPAIQAMVHARQFMDAADAPTKATHANLLIGWHQDHARYGYALQMVQKQLEELGRGASDTKQDLHRAQDLQIELLGHLQWDVWQHHLQRWTWLGRPVDGAPPF from the exons ATGCGAACG TGCATATCACGAATAATTTCGCATTCTTCTTCCGTTCCACGCAGACTGATGGCATCGACGCGTATGGCACATATCAGCACAGCAACCTCTTCATCGTCATTTCCGATCCATGGTCTGCTGCCAAAGCAGGCCACCAAGGTCGAGTCTTTCAGGGAGAAATTTCCCAACTATGATGGACGCAATGTACGTGTAGCTGTACTGGATACGGGTGTAGACCCTGCCGCACTGGGCCTTGATGGACCTAATAAGGTGGTGGATATCATTGACTGCTCCGGAGCAGGCGATGTCAAACTCCAGGAAGTGGCCGCCAAGTTTAATGCAGATCGTTCCACACTGCAACTGGTCTCTCCCAccacgaagcgcacgctTCTGGTGGACCCATCATGGCCTAACCCCTCAGGCGTGTGGAAAGTTGGCACGAAACGTGCCTATGATTTATGGCCAacgtcgctcgtcgagcgacgcacgaggGAGCGAAAGCAGGCGTTTGATGTAAGTCACTCTGCTCTTTTCCAAAAAGCACTGAATGATCTTGCGACATACGAAGCGAACGAAGGGGCCGAGAAGCCGAGCGATAAAAACGCcgctgcgcagcaccaTGAAGATCTCAAGGCTCGAGTAGCTGTGTTGAAAGATCTTGCCAAGAACTGGAAAGACCCTGGACCTGTGCTTGAGGCTGTGGTATTTCATGACGGTGTGAACTGGCGCGCTGTGGTCGGTGGCGCTGAGGGGGATGTCGTGGATCCCTCGCAGGGCGAGCCTGCCGCGTATCGCCACAATGTAATTGACCTGCGCTCCAAACCACGCATGACAGACTATCGACTGGAGCGAGAGTGGTCGTATTTTGGCGAAATGGACCTTTTGACGTTCTCGGTCAATATTGTGGGCGATGGTGACGTACTTTCGATTGTGACATTGTCGGGCACACACGGCACGCATGTCGCTGGCATTATAGGTGCCAAGACCCAAGACCCTGCCACGGATGGGGTGGCTCCTGGCACTGAGATTGTGAGCCTGCGCATCGGTGATGCGCGTCTCGGAAGCATGGAGCAGGGACAAGCGCTCCTCCGCGCTGCACAGGCGTTGATCGATACGCGCTGCGATGTGGCCAATATGTCGTATGGTGAAGACGGAGCCTTTGGTGTGGAAGACAAGGGAGCCTTTGCCAATGCGCTCAAGCGTGTCATCCGCGAGCATGACGTGTGCTTCGTGAGTTCGGCAGGCAACAACGGACCTGCGCTTACGACAGTGGGACAGCCCGGCGGTACGACATCCGGCGTGTTGAGTGTGGGTGCGTATGTAAACGAAGGCGACATGCAACAGGCGGAGTATGCGTTGGTCGAGCGTGGTGTGCCATCGAGTGTGACGACTTGGTGCAGTCGTGGCCCCACTGCCGATGGCGCTGCCGGAGTGTCGATTTACGCGCCAGGAGCCGCTATCACGTCGATCTGCCGCTATGCCCTGCAGTCGACGCAGCTGATGAACGGCACGTCGATGAGCAGCCCCAACGCGGCAGGCGCCGTTGCTTTGCTTGTCAGTGCGTGTAAGGCAGAGAGTATTCCGCCGACGCCTTTCCGTATCTTCCGTGCCATTCAGGAAACGGGCGTGGACGTGCAAGATCCACAGGGTGTCAAATTTCTGGACGTGGAAAAGGCGTGGGAATATATTGTGGCGCACCGTGATGATCCCTATGCGGATGCAGACATGCAGGTGAGCGTTACGCCTCCTGGCAAGCCACTTGGTGTGGTCGACCGTCGCGGTGTGTACTTGCGCGGCACGGAGGAAACGCATCGCACAACGCAGTTCCTGGTGACGGTGCAGCCCAGCTTCCGTGCCGGTGAAACAAAACGTGCGTATGCGCTCGATGTCAAGGCGTCGCTTTGTGCCACACAGCCATGGGTGCATGTGCCTGACTTCCTCGCACTTGGCAGCAATGGCCGTACGTTTGAAATTCGTGTGGCTGCTGATACTCTTCCGCCCGGTCTGCAcacggcctgcgtcgtGGGCCGTGACACAGAGCGCAACGGGACAGTCGTATTTGACGTGCCTATCACGGTCGTCAAGCCAGTGGTGCCATCGCATGCGACGTACAAGTACCCACGTGTGCGCTTGTCGTCGGGTGAGATCCGACGCGAGTTTGTGCATGTACCGAGTGGCGCCACTTGGGCTGATGTGTGCGTGCGGAGTATGAACCACGAAGCGCCCAACACGAGCGTTCGTTTCTGGCTGCATATGCTGCAGCTTGTGCCCCAGCGCCGTCTGAGCCGCGTAGAGCATCACTTCGTGCTCGCTCTGAATGAAAATGAGCCGATGAGCAAACGTATTCCTGTGCACGGTGGCAtgacgctcgagctgtgCGCGGCGCAATTCTGGTCGAATAAGGCTGGATTTGATCTTGAGATGGATGTCGAGTTCCATGGTCTTGACACGGTGCCTCAAGTCTCGGGCCACACGGGCCAGGGTCTGGTGAAGCTCGATGTCGCTAGTCTCGTGCGGTGTGAAGAGCTGAAGCCGAGTGTGTCGCTCGACACCCACCGGACGTTTGTGCGTCCATCGAAGCATGTGTTGCGTCCGCTacgtgacgcgcgcgacAGGCAGCCCTCTGGTCACCACCTGCATGAGCTTGTGCTCGAGTATCCTCTGTCTGTGAAGGAGGCAGGCTCATGGACATGGCAAACGCCGCTCAGTGGCTATGTATACGACGCCACAACGACGCTGCTTACGCAGCTGATCGATGTGAACCAGGCCCCTGTGGCGTTCGGTGACGTGTACTCTAAGCCCGTGGAGCTTGTCAAGGGCGAGtacacgctgcgtgtgcaAGCGTTGCATGAGAATGCcgcggtgctcgaggcgctccagGCTCTTCCGCTTGCGCTTGAACACAAACTGAAAAAGCCCATCTCGCTGGACGTGTATCGTGACCATGTCGACTTGACGGCCGGAGCTCATGCCGCCAAAGAAGCTCTCAAGCTGCACAAAGGCGAGAGAGCTGTTCTTTCTATTTCCACGGCCCTGGATAACGAGCAGTGGCCCAGCGATGCTAAATTGGGCGatgtcgtgctgggcacTCTGACGCTGGGTGGACATGCCAAGGTGCCCATCGAGGTCGTGTTAGGTCCGGCGCCACCCTCATCGGTACCAAAGGAGACAGACGATGCTCCGACGCTGCCGATGCTGCTAGCAGGCTTGGTGAGCAAGGTGCCCAAGGAGGAAAAGTATAACTTTGTGGACCAGCTGTTGCACGACTATCCCAACGACTTGTCTATCAACCTCGCAGCCATGGACGCTAGCGATACGGATGATGCCGTTATAGGGGCTGCTCAGAACGCGCGCTCCTGCATCGATGAGACGGGCTTGCTTCTGTGGCTCGGCACACAACAGCCGCCAGCCGCAGAGCAGACGCACGAGCAAAAGGCCAAGGCCAAAGAGATGCAGGCGCAAAAGGCTGCTTTGGTCCGGACTCTCGTGCGAGAAGCGCAAGCGTACAGAACACTGGGCCACAAGGGGCCAGCGATTCAGGCCATGGTGCATGCTCGACAGTTCATGGACGCAGCTGACGCACCGACCAaggcgacgcacgcgaACCTACTCATCGGCTGGCACCAGGACCATGCACGCTATGGCTACGCACTTCAGATGGTACAAaagcagctcgaggagctgggTCGGGGTGCCAGCGATACCAAGCAGGATCTACATCGGGCACAAGACTTGCAGATAGAGCTACTGGGCCACCTTCAGTGGGATGTATGGCAGCATCACCTACAGCGGTGGACGTGGCTTGGGCGCCCTGTGGATGGAGCTCCGCCCTTTTAA
- a CDS encoding Rab geranylgeranyl transferase escort protein, whose amino-acid sequence MTDDNHFDVLVIGTGVTESVLSAALSRAGKRVLHIDTNAYYGAEWTSLTLSELSQWAAKSNADLAFPREPAAPGCIPSACKEVDRHYSIALRPALLPARGPMIEALIRSNVASYATFRLLGRTGIYDGEHLECVPKSKSDIFRDKRFSLVDKRRLMRFLQTTMDPSAQEASDDHVSISEYLRKSMGFDAKLERAVIYGVALCWDSNEPSTSAMDRTRYSLSGLGRYGDAAFLVAQYGGAGELTQGFCRSSAVQGGVFILGHDVHSLERTESVWTLRMNGIHESFTADQVAAPAANMPHNRVTAPPSMLEHVSVLITDASIDWAKHMPLEEDEPVPETALLVFPPTKENEHAVMVLAQGEGTFSCPKGQFVYYVTTYRRADGTSARTCLAEAVAKLHSLLTHDAPWIAEMYCSHTLTTDHDGSSAAYVDTSARPPSTSMESSLCLSSQECASISKRQAVPNMTESLDLCVEAAEHAFWRIVGEQHRDPALRLARARLREHAPSEYQGRGGVDPDGPPVEVMNSPVEIEFFAPQSTLNENAL is encoded by the coding sequence ATGACTGATGACAACCATTTCGATGTACTTGTCATTGGCACAGGTGTGACAGAGTCTGTGTTGAGTGCGGCTCTGAGTCGCGCTGGTaagcgtgtgctgcacaTCGATACCAACGCGTACTATGGCGCTGAGTGGACGAGTCTGACACTCTCAGAGCTGTCTCAGTGGGCGGCCAAGTCTAACGCTGACCTTGCCTTCCCACGcgagccagctgcgcctggcTGTATACCAAGCGCTTGCAAAGAGGTGGATCGTCACTATTCTATTGCTTTACGACCAGCGCTCCTGCCGGCGCGCGGTCCCATGATCGAAGCCTTGATCCGCTCGAATGTAGCTTCGTACGCGACGTTCCGTCTATTGGGACGCACGGGTATCTATGATGGCGAGCACCTCGAGTGTGTTCCTAAAAGCAAGTCGGACATATTTCGAGATAAGCGTTTCTCCCTGGTAGACAAACGCAGACTCATGCGATTCTTGCAGACTACTATGGATCCGTCGGCGCAAGAGGCTTCAGATGATCATGTTAGCATATCCGAATACTTGCGCAAAAGTATGGGATTCGATGCcaagctcgagcgtgcTGTCATATACGGTGTTGCGCTGTGTTGGGACTCCAATGAGCCCAGCACAAGTGCTATGGATCGGACACGTTACAGCCTGTCAGGTCTTGGAAGGTACGGGGACGCGGCCTTTCTTGTCGCCCAATatggtggtgctggcgaGCTGACACAAGGATTTTGCCGCTCATCTGCTGTCCAGGGCGGCGTTTTCATTTTGGGACACGATGTGCACTCCCTGGAGCGGACAGAATCTGTCTGGACATTGCGGATGAATGGTATTCATGAATCCTTTACAGCGGATCAAGTAGCAGCGCCGGCTGCCAATATGCCTCACAATCGCGTCACGGCCCCACCATCCATGCTCGAACACGTGTCCGTATTGATTACGGATGCCTCTATCGACTGGGCGAAGCACATGCCTCTCGAGGAAGATGAGCCTGTGCCTGAGACAGCGCTGCTTGTGTTTCCACCCACCAAGGAAAACGAGCATGCTGTCATGGTCCTTGCTCAAGGTGAAGGTACCTTTTCGTGCCCAAAGGGTCAGTTCGTATACTATGTCACCACCTATCGCCGTGCCGACGGTACATCGGCACGCACATGCCTGGCAGAAGCGGTCGCGAAGCTGCATTCCCTGctgacgcacgacgctccCTGGATTGCTGAGATGTATTGCTCACACACACTCACAACTGACCACGATGGCTCTTCCGCCGCTTACGTCGACACTTCTGCCCGTCCACCCAGTACCTCGATGGAGTCCTCATTGTGCCTTAGCAGTCAAGAATGTGCTTCTATTTCAAAACGGCAAGCCGTGCCAAATATGACAGAGTCTTTGGATTTGTGCGTTGAAGCAGCCGAACACGCATtctggcgcatcgtcggcgagcAACATCGCGATCCGGCGCTTCGTTTGGCTCGTGCACGCCTTCGTGAGCATGCACCTTCTGAGTACcaaggacgaggaggcGTAGATCCCGATGGGCCGCCTGTCGAAGTGATGAATTCTCCAGTCGAGATCGAGTTCTTTGCTCCACAATCAACCTTGAACGAGAATGCCCTTTGA
- a CDS encoding RTA1 domain protein, translating into MNSTMNSSVASVLTAEEAENSLFGYKPMLAPNAVFLALYALTTIVHIIQVFIYREWWLFILPIGTLAEVGGYIPRILGRDHEKLMDPDKMRDTYVATMCLLIITPCLFAAVHFTTLGRVTTLFPRKYVFIRPIFIMPLFVTIDVISLVVQGVGAGSSATADSDEDAKPGSHVTEAGVAVQLFGYLIYMILLLTFCRAVRKDPPPGIDRFWPLLIATFFSSLCIILRSIYRLVEMGMGWTGKIATTEWFLFAFDSSFVLVACVILNIWNPGRYLPKNFSWRYDPERDPSNPNYQGTLREEDPEKDHGGPVSPSDDEHFYDTAGAI; encoded by the coding sequence ATGAACTCGACCATGAATTCAAGTGTCGCGAGCGTTCTGACGGCAGAAGAAGCCGAAAATTCACTCTTTGGATACAAGCCTATGCTTGCTCCTAATGCTGTATTTTTGGCCCTATATGCTCTCACGACAATCGTACATATCATTCAGGTATTTATTTATCGTGAGTGGTGGTTGTTTATTCTGCCGATCGGAACCCTGGCGGAAGTTGGAGGATATATCCCCCGCATTCTTGGTCGCGATCACGAAAAATTGATGGATCCTGATAAGATGCGTGATACCTATGTGGCGACAATGTGTCTACTTATTATCACACCTTGTCTTTTTGCTGCGGTCCACTTCACTACGCTCGGTCGCGTCACAACACTTTTTCCACGAAAGTATGTGTTCATTCGGCCTATATTCATCATGCCATTATTCGTGACGATTGATGTTATCTCACTTGTTGTCCAAGGAGTTGGTGCAGGATCATCTGCCACTGCTGATTCAGATGAAGATGCCAAGCCAGGCTCGCATGTCACTGAGGCAGGTGTGGCAGTACAATTGTTTGGATATCTTATATACATGATACTCCTACTCACCTTTTGTCGAGCGGTAAGGAAAGACCCCCCACCAGGTATTGATCGGTTTTGGCCTCTCCTCATCGCTACGTTTTTTTCTAGTTTGTGTATCATTTTGCGTTCCATTTATCGCCTGGTGGAAATGGGTATGGGATGGACCGGGAAGATCGCCACAACAGAGTGGTTTCTCTTTGCGTTCGACTCATCTTTCGTGTTGGTTGCTTGTGTTATTCTCAATATTTGGAATCCGGGTCGATACCTGCCTAAGAACTTTTCTTGGAGGTACGACCCTGAACGTGATCCCTCCAATCCAAATTATCAGGGTACATTAAGAGAAGAAGATCCTGAAAAGGATCATGGGGGCCCGGTTTCTCCTAGCGATGACGAACATTTTTACGATACAGCCGGAGCGATTTGA